Proteins found in one Candidatus Methylomirabilota bacterium genomic segment:
- a CDS encoding ABC transporter ATP-binding protein: MSAVGIRLDRLTKRFAHRVRGEVHAARDVSLSVEPGEFVTLLGPSGCGKTTTLRMIAGFEQPDAGRVFIGGEDVTGLAANRRNLGFVFQNYALFPHLTVFENVAYGLRVQRRPEAEIARAVGEILGMAGLAGHERQFPQQLSGGEQQRVALARAIVIRPRVLLFDEPLSNLDAKLRLHMRGEIRGLQKALSITAVYVTHDQEEAMAISDRIAVMSGGTIVQEGTAEDLYRRPGSEFVAQFIGRVNLVSARVLATAAGRVDVEAMGHRLRVEDAGLAPAPGEAVRLVVRPEAVELLPPGGEGPPGVVLARTFLGEKVEYQVRFGTDVLQVTQYNPGPRAAWAPGQPVVVRLPAEGLRLLRGA, encoded by the coding sequence ATGAGCGCCGTCGGCATCCGCCTCGACCGCCTCACCAAGCGCTTCGCCCATCGCGTGCGGGGCGAGGTCCACGCCGCGCGGGACGTGAGCCTCAGCGTCGAGCCCGGGGAATTCGTGACCCTGCTCGGCCCGTCCGGCTGCGGCAAGACGACCACGCTCCGGATGATCGCCGGCTTCGAGCAGCCCGACGCGGGGCGCGTCTTCATCGGCGGCGAGGACGTGACGGGGCTCGCGGCCAATCGGCGGAACCTCGGGTTCGTGTTCCAGAACTACGCGCTCTTCCCCCACCTCACGGTCTTCGAGAACGTCGCCTACGGGCTCCGCGTGCAGCGGCGGCCCGAGGCCGAGATCGCGCGCGCCGTCGGCGAGATCCTCGGCATGGCGGGGCTCGCGGGCCACGAGCGGCAGTTCCCGCAGCAGCTCTCCGGCGGCGAGCAGCAGCGCGTGGCCCTCGCGCGGGCGATCGTCATCCGGCCCCGCGTGCTCCTCTTCGACGAGCCGCTCTCGAACCTGGACGCCAAGCTCCGCCTGCACATGCGCGGGGAGATCCGCGGACTCCAGAAGGCGCTGTCGATCACCGCGGTGTACGTCACGCACGACCAGGAAGAAGCCATGGCGATCTCCGACCGCATCGCGGTGATGAGCGGCGGGACGATCGTCCAGGAGGGGACCGCCGAGGATCTCTATCGCAGGCCGGGCTCCGAGTTCGTCGCGCAGTTCATCGGTCGGGTGAACCTCGTGTCGGCGCGCGTCCTCGCGACGGCCGCCGGCCGGGTGGACGTCGAGGCGATGGGCCACCGGCTGCGCGTGGAAGACGCCGGGCTCGCGCCGGCCCCTGGCGAGGCCGTCCGCCTGGTCGTTCGTCCCGAGGCGGTGGAGCTCCTGCCGCCGGGAGGCGAGGGCCCGCCGGGCGTCGTGCTCGCCCGCACCTTCCTCGGCGAGAAGGTCGAGTATCAGGTGCGGTTCGGCACGGACGTGCTCCAGGTCACCCAGTACAACCCCGGGCCGCGCGCCGCGTGGGCACCCGGCCAGCCCGTCGTCGTCAGGCTGCCGGCCGAAGGCCTCCGGCTCCTCCGCGGGGCGTGA
- a CDS encoding iron ABC transporter permease: MIFPLGALLGRVFLDGGRPALGPLVAILRDPNNLRALGNSLLLGTLVGLAGTGLGFLFAFTAARANLPRAWVAVLDATTLLPLISPPFTTAIAMIFSFGARGLLTHQLLGLKGFTVYGLWSTLFSETLTYFPIAYLTLKPILAAIDPNVEDMAASLGGSRWRVFRTVTLPLAVPGLANAFLLLFAASLADFATPLILAGNAFPVLPTQAYLQITGLFDLKGGAVLSFVLLVPAFVVYLLQRYWVGRRYYVTVTGKSGGETAIKSVVPWVRWLLLAACLLVAAVIGYFYALLAYASVVVALGANHAVTWRHYHVIFTEGVRAIVDTLIIAGIGMPLGGVYGIVLGYLVARKAFPGRRTMEVVSMVNYALPGTIVGIAYLIAFNDPPLVLTGTALIIIACYVFRYSPTGIRTTVALLQQIDPSLEEASRSLGAGSGTTFRRVTLPLIVPAFFAGLGVVFIRSMTAISATIFLISINWTLITVRILENMTELSLGPAAAFSMLVVAIVFAVMSALAWLLRRLRARGEVAVASLLGE; the protein is encoded by the coding sequence GTGATCTTCCCGCTCGGGGCGCTGCTCGGCCGGGTGTTCCTCGACGGCGGGCGGCCGGCGCTCGGTCCGCTCGTCGCGATCCTCCGCGACCCGAACAACCTCCGCGCCCTCGGCAACAGCCTCCTCCTCGGGACGCTGGTCGGGCTCGCCGGCACCGGGCTCGGCTTCCTCTTCGCCTTCACCGCCGCGCGCGCGAACCTGCCGCGGGCGTGGGTCGCCGTGCTCGACGCGACGACGCTTCTGCCGCTGATCTCGCCCCCGTTCACGACCGCGATCGCGATGATCTTCTCCTTCGGCGCGCGCGGGCTCCTGACCCACCAGCTCCTCGGCCTCAAGGGCTTCACGGTCTACGGCCTCTGGAGCACGCTCTTCTCGGAGACGCTGACGTATTTTCCGATCGCCTACCTGACGCTCAAGCCGATCTTGGCCGCCATCGATCCCAACGTCGAGGACATGGCCGCGAGCCTGGGCGGCTCCCGCTGGCGCGTCTTCCGGACGGTGACGCTGCCGCTGGCGGTGCCGGGCCTCGCCAACGCCTTCCTCCTCCTCTTCGCGGCGTCGCTCGCCGACTTCGCCACGCCGCTCATCCTGGCCGGCAACGCCTTCCCCGTGCTGCCGACCCAGGCGTATCTCCAGATCACGGGCCTCTTCGACCTCAAGGGCGGCGCCGTGCTCTCCTTCGTCCTGCTGGTCCCGGCGTTCGTCGTGTACCTCCTGCAGCGCTACTGGGTCGGACGGCGGTACTACGTCACCGTCACCGGCAAGAGCGGCGGGGAGACGGCGATCAAGAGCGTGGTGCCCTGGGTCCGCTGGCTGCTCCTGGCCGCGTGCCTGCTGGTCGCCGCCGTCATCGGCTACTTCTACGCGCTCCTCGCCTACGCGTCGGTCGTCGTCGCCCTCGGGGCGAATCACGCGGTCACCTGGCGCCACTACCACGTGATCTTCACCGAGGGTGTCAGGGCCATCGTGGACACGCTGATCATCGCGGGCATCGGGATGCCGCTCGGCGGCGTCTACGGCATCGTGCTCGGCTATCTCGTCGCGCGAAAGGCGTTCCCCGGACGCCGGACGATGGAAGTCGTCTCCATGGTGAACTACGCGCTGCCGGGGACGATCGTGGGGATCGCCTATCTCATCGCGTTCAACGACCCGCCGCTGGTCCTGACCGGCACGGCGCTGATCATCATCGCCTGTTACGTCTTCCGCTACAGCCCGACCGGGATCCGGACGACGGTGGCCCTCCTCCAGCAGATCGATCCGAGCCTCGAGGAGGCGTCCCGGTCGCTGGGCGCGGGCAGCGGCACGACGTTCCGCCGGGTCACGCTGCCCCTGATCGTCCCCGCGTTCTTCGCCGGCCTCGGCGTGGTTTTCATCCGCTCGATGACGGCGATCAGCGCGACGATCTTCCTCATCTCGATCAACTGGACGCTGATCACCGTCCGGATCCTCGAGAACATGACCGAGCTTTCGCTCGGCCCGGCGGCGGCGTTCTCGATGCTGGTCGTCGCGATCGTGTTCGCGGTCATGAGCGCGCTCGCCTGGCTCCTCCGGCGGCTCCGCGCCCGGGGCGAGGTCGCGGTGGCGAGCCTCCTGGGCGAGTGA
- a CDS encoding ABC transporter substrate-binding protein — protein MRLVRRTLVVLLTVVALAAPAPAGDTLNAYSIWPENWARPMLQEFEKATGIKVNFVRFSSGEALARLIAEKNNPRVDVLFGGPVETFAAGIKEGIFEPHKPPTFATLPARFKHAEGYWVAIADDPLVFMSNTKFLKENNLKPPASWDDLLNPAYKNMLQMADARTSGTAVTRIFSILEVNGRDEQKAFEYMKKKRRNVQLYTKSGGGGTLPVGLGQAGAGIFFIVDALDTKAKGYDVTISFPREGIGTSAEAIALIKGAKNPELGRKLIDWAASPAMQRLYAPHKINFVPAHPEVAVEPGLAEVLRGARIFPIDDAYAGANRKRIVERWVNEVLNLKE, from the coding sequence ATGAGACTCGTCCGACGCACGCTGGTCGTGCTGCTCACGGTGGTGGCGCTGGCGGCGCCCGCGCCCGCGGGCGACACGCTCAACGCCTACTCGATCTGGCCGGAGAACTGGGCCCGGCCGATGCTCCAGGAGTTCGAGAAGGCGACCGGGATCAAGGTGAACTTCGTCCGCTTCTCGTCGGGCGAGGCGCTGGCGCGCCTGATCGCCGAGAAGAACAACCCGCGCGTCGACGTCCTCTTCGGCGGGCCGGTGGAAACCTTCGCGGCCGGGATCAAGGAGGGGATCTTCGAGCCGCACAAGCCGCCGACGTTCGCGACGCTGCCCGCGCGCTTCAAGCACGCGGAGGGCTACTGGGTCGCCATCGCCGACGACCCGCTCGTCTTCATGAGCAACACGAAGTTCCTGAAGGAGAACAACCTGAAGCCTCCGGCCTCGTGGGACGATCTCCTGAACCCCGCGTACAAGAACATGCTCCAGATGGCCGACGCGCGCACGTCGGGCACCGCGGTGACCCGGATCTTCTCGATCCTCGAGGTCAACGGGCGCGACGAGCAGAAGGCCTTCGAGTACATGAAGAAGAAGCGTCGCAACGTCCAGCTCTACACGAAGAGCGGGGGCGGCGGCACGCTGCCGGTGGGGCTCGGCCAGGCCGGCGCCGGTATCTTCTTCATCGTGGACGCGCTCGACACCAAGGCCAAGGGCTACGACGTCACGATCAGCTTCCCGCGGGAAGGGATCGGCACCTCGGCCGAGGCGATCGCGCTGATCAAGGGGGCGAAGAACCCGGAGCTCGGCCGGAAGCTGATCGACTGGGCGGCGTCGCCCGCGATGCAGCGCCTGTACGCTCCGCACAAGATCAACTTCGTTCCGGCCCACCCCGAGGTGGCGGTCGAGCCGGGCCTGGCCGAGGTGCTCCGGGGCGCCAGGATCTTTCCGATCGACGACGCCTACGCGGGCGCCAACCGCAAGCGCATCGTCGAGCGCTGGGTGAACGAGGTCCTCAATCTCAAGGAGTGA
- a CDS encoding cobalamin-independent methionine synthase II family protein has protein sequence MQRSEKRILVTHVGSLPRPAALRELLVRQDRGEAVDGAALEREIDAAMRRMIDKQLEAGVDVGNDGEQPRPGFSTYVARRMRGFGGESRRALARDLIDFPDYAALLEARRRGAARIGNAPQAVAEVEYADLGDAKRECELFLRHTDAHPRKFAERFMTAASPGVIATILLSAWYDSHERYVTALAREMRKEYELIHSYGLLLQVDCPDLAMERARFFQHEPLERFQQMVELHVDAINRATAGIPPERIRLHVCWGNYDGPHTHDVPLEAVLPLLYRARVGALSLPLANPRHQHEYRVFKRHPLPDAMLLLPGVIDTTTNYVEHPEVVADRICQAVDAVGDRTRVIASTDCGFGTFAGSEMVADSVVWAKLGALKAGAAIATERLWGR, from the coding sequence GTGCAGCGGAGCGAGAAGCGGATCCTCGTCACCCACGTCGGCAGCCTGCCGCGGCCCGCGGCGCTGCGCGAGCTCCTGGTGCGGCAGGACCGCGGCGAGGCCGTGGACGGCGCCGCCCTCGAGCGCGAGATCGACGCCGCGATGCGCCGGATGATCGACAAGCAGCTCGAGGCCGGCGTGGACGTCGGCAACGACGGCGAGCAGCCGCGCCCGGGGTTCTCGACCTACGTGGCCCGGCGCATGCGCGGCTTCGGGGGCGAGAGCCGCCGCGCCCTCGCGCGCGACCTCATCGACTTCCCGGACTACGCCGCGCTGCTCGAGGCCCGCCGCCGCGGGGCGGCGCGGATCGGCAACGCCCCGCAGGCCGTCGCCGAGGTCGAGTACGCCGACCTCGGCGACGCCAAGCGCGAGTGCGAGCTCTTCCTCCGTCACACGGACGCCCACCCGAGGAAGTTCGCCGAGCGGTTCATGACGGCCGCCTCACCGGGCGTCATCGCCACGATCCTGCTCTCGGCCTGGTACGACTCCCACGAGCGCTACGTGACCGCGCTCGCCCGGGAGATGCGCAAGGAGTACGAGCTCATCCACTCCTATGGCCTGCTACTCCAGGTGGACTGCCCCGACCTCGCCATGGAGCGCGCGCGGTTCTTCCAGCACGAGCCGCTCGAGCGGTTCCAGCAGATGGTGGAGCTCCACGTGGACGCGATCAACCGCGCGACCGCGGGCATCCCGCCCGAGCGGATCCGCCTGCACGTCTGCTGGGGGAACTACGACGGCCCGCACACCCACGACGTGCCGCTCGAGGCCGTACTGCCCCTCCTCTATCGGGCGCGCGTCGGCGCCCTCTCCCTGCCGCTGGCGAACCCGCGCCACCAGCACGAGTACCGCGTATTCAAGCGCCATCCGCTGCCCGACGCGATGCTCCTGCTGCCCGGCGTGATCGACACGACGACGAACTACGTCGAGCATCCCGAGGTCGTCGCCGACCGCATCTGCCAGGCGGTGGACGCGGTCGGTGACCGCACGCGCGTGATCGCGTCCACGGACTGCGGCTTCGGCACCTTCGCCGGCTCCGAGATGGTCGCGGACAGCGTCGTCTGGGCCAAGCTCGGGGCGCTCAAGGCCGGCGCCGCGATCGCCACCGAGCGGCTCTGGGGCCGATGA
- a CDS encoding DinB family protein, which yields MTHAAPAPAVVAELLRSAMRTLRAEVTALPAQALAFHPASGEWCVKEVLGHLIETERRGFAGRIRIILAETTPRLQTWDQDEVARERRDCERDGAALLGALARMRDDSVALVRGLGAEDLERAGEHPKVGRLRVADLLQEWVHHDRNHVKQILANVQAYVWPHMGNTQKFSAD from the coding sequence ATGACGCACGCCGCGCCCGCGCCCGCCGTCGTCGCCGAGCTCCTGCGCAGCGCCATGAGGACGCTGCGCGCCGAGGTGACCGCGCTCCCGGCGCAGGCGCTCGCGTTCCACCCCGCGTCCGGCGAGTGGTGCGTCAAGGAGGTCCTCGGCCACCTGATCGAGACCGAGCGCCGCGGCTTCGCCGGCCGCATCCGGATCATCCTCGCCGAAACCACGCCGCGGCTCCAGACCTGGGACCAGGACGAGGTGGCGCGCGAGCGGCGCGACTGCGAGCGGGACGGCGCGGCCCTGCTCGGCGCGCTCGCGCGGATGCGTGACGACAGCGTCGCGCTCGTGCGGGGCCTCGGCGCCGAGGATCTCGAGCGCGCCGGCGAGCACCCGAAGGTCGGCCGCCTGCGCGTGGCCGACCTCCTGCAGGAGTGGGTCCACCACGACCGCAATCACGTCAAGCAGATCCTGGCGAACGTCCAGGCGTACGTGTGGCCCCACATGGGCAACACGCAGAAGTTCTCGGCCGACTAG